The Leucobacter viscericola sequence GAGCGAATAACAACGGGCTGTGGCGCAGCTTGGTAGCGCACTTGACTGGGGGTCAAGGGGTCGCAGGTTCAAATCCTGTCAGCCCGACAAAATGCCCCGGAACATCGTTGAAATATCAACGGAGTTCTGGGGCTTTGCTGTTTCTGCAAGACGTTCAAACCGGGTTTGGTTGTCATTTGGTTAACATGGGAAATCACGCAGCCGCAGCGATCGCTTTCTTGCGGCGAGCCTCCACGAGCGAAATCACTTCGCCGATCTTCGACGGCCACAAGTGCGCGTACGTGTTCAAAGTCTCGTTTGCGTCCTTGTGTCCCAGCATCTGCTGAACCAGCTTCACATCGGCACCTGCGGCAATTGAGAGCGATGCTGCGACGTGCCGCATGTCGTGAACCCTCAACTTCTCGGCTGCGGTCTCCGAGCGAATCGGCTTCCATACCCGGTTGTACCAGTTGCGATCATTGACCGCCTCACCTCGCGCCGTTTGGAACACGTAGTCATCATCTGCCCTGTTCTCACACAGCGTCGTGAGCTCGGCGATGAGGAACGACGGCAACGGTATCCAACGCTTCTCCCACGTCTTCGGCGGGCCGAGCTTCCGCTTCCCTTCACGGTCCACTGTCCAGGTCCGATTAATGCGAGCACGACCTTGGGTGAGATCGAGGTCACGCACCTGTAGCGCGGTCGCTTCCCCAATGCGAGGGCCTGAATAGCAGAGCAGATGCACGAGTGCTGCATCGTCAGCACGCTTTGTGAGGCTCTTGGCAGCGGCAGCGAGCTTCTCAACGTCCTCGTACGTCAGGTACGGGATCTCATCATCAAGCTTCTCATCCCGCGGTAGCTCGATACCGACGATGGGGTTTCGTCCTATCCAACCCTGCGCAGTGGCGTAGCGAAGCGGGGAACCGAACGTCACGCCAACAATCGCGTCAATAGAAGCTGCCGACAGCTTCCCTGACTTGCGTTTCTTCTTGTTCACATGCTTGCTGTCAGAGAACTCGAACTTTGCTACGCCGTCACGAAGCTGCTGCACCCACGCGTCAACGTCTTCACGCTTGATCGCACCAATAGGGGTAGTCGCCCAGCGGGGGAGCACATAGTTGTCGAGGTCGCGGCGGTAACGGCGGTAGGTGGAATCCTTGATCTTGCCCTTCGACTGCAGCCACGCCTCGGCGAGCTCACGGAATGGGCGCTCGCGCTGAGACGGATCGATGTAACGCCCGGTCCTGATGTCGTCTTCGAGTTCCGCGGCGAACGCCTCAGCCTCACGCCGTAGCTTGAAGTCCTTCGAGCGTGGCTTCATACTGCCGTCAGGCTGCTGCTCACGCCACTTCGTAGCCCACCGAGACCCCTGACCAAACCTGGACCGTTTGAAATGCTCTGGCAACGACTTGAGCGCCTTCAACTGTGCCGGGGTAGGGCTGATGCGCTGAGTCGTACCATCCGGCATCGTCACCGTCGCATCTTTGGTCCAACGGTCCTCAACCCAAGCCCTAGCCATTAAGCCACCTCAATACGTCGTGACCATTGGCCGACACCCATCTTCGGTTCGAGATACACCGCATCACCGATGCGCTCCATGAGTCCCTGAAACACGATCACGCATCGTTCCGCTACGTTAAGGTCAGACGCCATCGATGGTGCATGACCATCTCGCAGCATCTCGACTTCCCTGTAGATGTCAACATCTATCAGCAGGAGTGCTGCCCATTCGTCGGCGCGGCGCTCCATCTTGGCGTTTGCCGGACCAAACATGCTTAGTTCGTCACCAAATACCGCGTGTCCGAGTTCGTGCGCGAGAGTCCAGCGTGCGAGACGTTCTGGCATGCCTTCACGTAGGCGAATGCGCTTCAGATCATGCCGATACTCACCGTTACGGTCACGCAGCGGCGCAAACTCGACGGTCAATCCGAGCGCTTCAGCGTAGTCAAAGAGAAGCTGCATGATTATTACTTGAACTCTGGACAAAACTTTGCGGTCGAATATTCAACAAACTTTTCTGCATCGCTGGTGGAACCACTCGATTCAGCGATGCCTGCAACAAACTCTTCCAACATCTTCTTTCGTCCAGCAGCGCCTGACTCTTCCCTCAAGGACGAACAAAGATCCTTCCCAAGGTAGATGATCTGATCGCTAGTTGCATCGGGGAACGAGTCGATATCTTTGACTTGCTTGATATAGGTCTCCTCGCTTATCTCCCCAGATGGACCCGAGCAGGCCGCAAGCGGCATCGCCAATAGAAGAGCGGCACAAACTGCGCCAACGTACGCCTTCAACTTCATTCTTCTCACTCCTCGTTGATTATGCGTCGTAGTTGTCGTGTTCGTCATTGGGGTTATTATCGCGTTCTGAGGCAACAGCAAGCATGTCGTCCTCGACACTTTCGCGCCTAGGATCATTCTGCCCGAACTGTCCGACAGTGACGTTTCCAAGATTGCGCTCGACCGCCTCCGTGAGAGCAGCGCTCGGCCCGCCCGTCGTGTTTTGCCTGGCATATTGAGCAGCCGCATTCATAATGTCGCCCGGTTCTAGGCCCAGATGGTCGCAAATGACAAGCACGTCTTCAACATCAATCGCCCGCTGCCCCTTGAGGGTTTTGTGAAGTGTTGACAAAGGGAGCCTTGTCTCGTCGGAGAGCATTTTTACGTTGTAACCCGCCCTAGCGATTGCTGCTCGGAGTTCAGCGGCAATGGCCAGACTCATTGGCCCAATATTTCTCGCGTTGCGTCCCTTTTTCTCCATGTGGGAAATTATATCCAATTTGAGGAAACCAGCAAGTCAAGCTTGCGTGGTCTCCACTAAGGTGTTTTACTCTCTATATGGAGATCAATACGAAGCGAAATCAGGTCGCTGGCGAGGTTCGCGCAGAGATCGCCCGCCAGGGAAAGCGACAATCGGACATTTGCAGGGCAACAGGATTCTCATCTTCGCGGCTCTCGAACAAACTGCGGGGTGAAGCGCCAATGACGGTTGATGAGCTGTTCATCATCGCGGAAGCGCTCGGCGTTAGTGTGCGTTCGTTCATTCCTTCTGCGAATGAAGAACAAAGGAGAGCAGCGGCATGAGCGCCGTGATTGATCTCGCTGGCGAACGAGAGGCCCGCGTTGCGGAGCCTGGCGGGTTCGAGGACGTGCCAGCGATCATGTCTCCCGGACAGCTAGCTGAGGTGCTCGACGTGTCGGTGCGAACACTTGAACGCTGGCGAGTGGACGGTGAAGGCCCAGCCTTTCAGCATCCGAAGCTCCCGAATCGCTTCTACAGGTACTTCCGCCGCGATGTTATTGCGTGGCTGGAAAACAAAGAGCCCGGTGCTGGAACACCGGGCGAGACAGATAACTAGAAAGGCAATCAATGTCTGAGAGTAAGAATAGCAGAGGCCTCGGTTATGAGGCACTGCGTGAGATCGTGCGGGAAGAGATCGACAAGTATCTCAATGAAGCCAATCAAGCTTCCCGCACGATAGGCCTCACGAAGTTTCGTGAGTCTGGTGTTGAGTGGGAAGTCTCGTGTTCACCTGTTCGAGTTGATAAACATGACGGGTACGCCGGGCGTGTAGGCGAGTTCGAGCCTGTCTCCGTCAGGGTGGGTTGTGGCGAGCCAGGCGATCTGTCCGTCTGCTGCTGCGGTTTCCATCATGTCAACCATGTGGGCTTTGGTCGCGTCGTCAATTCCCGATCCGACGTGTTGTCCGTGGTAGTAGAGGTTCCAACTCATTGTTCTTCTCCGTTCGGTTGTGGGTTAGGCGAGGGGACGCCTGGTAGCCCTGTTTCGACCGTAGCGGAGAACGGCGGCGATCTGAACGCTGCCAGTGCGGGGGCTGCTTCTCCGGCCCCCGCACGCCTTCTTATGGGTGCCGCCGTTGACAAGATTCGTGCGCTTCTAGAAATACCGAAAGGTGTGCTCGCTGAGCGGGTCGATATTGACCCGGGCTATCTCACAAAGCTGTTGAACGGTTCGCGTCAGCCATCGCCACCAGTCTTGCGGCGAATAGCGTCCGCGCTGGGTGTGAGCGTCGAGTCCATTTCCTACCCGAACGGAGCAGCAAAGTGAACGCGGTAGAGACTTTCAACTTTGAAGGCTGGGATGTCCGTCATGTGGTGATCGACGGCGAGACATGGTTCGTTGCTCGCGACATCGCCCAAGTGCTCGGATACGCCGACGTAGCGAACGCGATCAAGCAGCACTGCAAGGGGGTGGCGAAACACCACCCCCTTCAGACCAAGGGCGGCGTTCAGCAGGCTCGTGTGATTGGTGAGGCTGATGTTATGCGCCTGATCGTGTCCTCGAAGCTCCCCGCGGCAGTGCAGTT is a genomic window containing:
- a CDS encoding tyrosine-type recombinase/integrase, giving the protein MARAWVEDRWTKDATVTMPDGTTQRISPTPAQLKALKSLPEHFKRSRFGQGSRWATKWREQQPDGSMKPRSKDFKLRREAEAFAAELEDDIRTGRYIDPSQRERPFRELAEAWLQSKGKIKDSTYRRYRRDLDNYVLPRWATTPIGAIKREDVDAWVQQLRDGVAKFEFSDSKHVNKKKRKSGKLSAASIDAIVGVTFGSPLRYATAQGWIGRNPIVGIELPRDEKLDDEIPYLTYEDVEKLAAAAKSLTKRADDAALVHLLCYSGPRIGEATALQVRDLDLTQGRARINRTWTVDREGKRKLGPPKTWEKRWIPLPSFLIAELTTLCENRADDDYVFQTARGEAVNDRNWYNRVWKPIRSETAAEKLRVHDMRHVAASLSIAAGADVKLVQQMLGHKDANETLNTYAHLWPSKIGEVISLVEARRKKAIAAAA
- a CDS encoding ImmA/IrrE family metallo-endopeptidase — encoded protein: MQLLFDYAEALGLTVEFAPLRDRNGEYRHDLKRIRLREGMPERLARWTLAHELGHAVFGDELSMFGPANAKMERRADEWAALLLIDVDIYREVEMLRDGHAPSMASDLNVAERCVIVFQGLMERIGDAVYLEPKMGVGQWSRRIEVA
- a CDS encoding DUF732 domain-containing protein, translating into MTNTTTTTHNQRGVRRMKLKAYVGAVCAALLLAMPLAACSGPSGEISEETYIKQVKDIDSFPDATSDQIIYLGKDLCSSLREESGAAGRKKMLEEFVAGIAESSGSTSDAEKFVEYSTAKFCPEFK
- a CDS encoding helix-turn-helix domain-containing protein is translated as MEKKGRNARNIGPMSLAIAAELRAAIARAGYNVKMLSDETRLPLSTLHKTLKGQRAIDVEDVLVICDHLGLEPGDIMNAAAQYARQNTTGGPSAALTEAVERNLGNVTVGQFGQNDPRRESVEDDMLAVASERDNNPNDEHDNYDA
- a CDS encoding helix-turn-helix domain-containing protein, with the protein product MEINTKRNQVAGEVRAEIARQGKRQSDICRATGFSSSRLSNKLRGEAPMTVDELFIIAEALGVSVRSFIPSANEEQRRAAA
- a CDS encoding helix-turn-helix domain-containing protein; protein product: MSAVIDLAGEREARVAEPGGFEDVPAIMSPGQLAEVLDVSVRTLERWRVDGEGPAFQHPKLPNRFYRYFRRDVIAWLENKEPGAGTPGETDN
- a CDS encoding helix-turn-helix domain-containing protein; translation: MGAAVDKIRALLEIPKGVLAERVDIDPGYLTKLLNGSRQPSPPVLRRIASALGVSVESISYPNGAAK